A region of Solanum dulcamara chromosome 7, daSolDulc1.2, whole genome shotgun sequence DNA encodes the following proteins:
- the LOC129896721 gene encoding probable xyloglucan endotransglucosylase/hydrolase protein 23 translates to MMASSPKLVLLMCFMISAFGIAIGAKFDQEFDITWGDGRAKILNNGDLLTLSLDKISGSGFQSKNEYLFGKIDMQLKLVPGNSAGTVTAYYLSSQGATHDEIDFEFLGNLSGDPYTLHTNVFSQGKGNREQQFHLWFDPTADFHTYSILWNAQRIIFYVDGTPIREYKNSESMGVSYPKNQPMRIYSSLWNADDWATRGGLVKTDWSQAPFSASYRNFNANACIPNSPSSSSSCNSNPSTSSSSSWLNEELDNTSQERLKWVQKNYMVYNYCTDSKRFPQGFPADCVQNN, encoded by the exons ATGATGGCTTCTTCTCCTAAGTTGGTACTTTTGATGTGTTTTATGATTAGTGCTTTTGGCATTGCAATTGGGGCCAAGTTCGATCAAGAATTTGACATCACATGGGGTGATGGCAGAGCAAAGATACTCAACAATGGAGACCTCCTAACTCTCTCACTTGACAAAATCTCTGGCTCTGGTTTTCAATCCAAGAATGAATATCTCTTTGGTAAAATTGACATGCAGCTCAAACTTGTCCCTGGAAATTCTGCTGGCACTGTAACTGCTTACTAT TTGTCATCACAAGGAGCAACACATGATGAgatagattttgaattcttgGGAAATCTTAGTGGTGATCCGTATACTCTCCATACTAATGTATTTAGCCAAGGCAAAGGAAACAGAGAGCAACAATTCCATCTCTGGTTTGATCCTACTGCTGATTTCCACACTTATTCCATCCTTTGGAATGCACAACGCATCAT ATTCTATGTGGATGGAACGCCCATTAGAGAATACAAGAATAGTGAATCAATGGGAGTTTCATATCCCAAGAACCAACCAATGAGGATATACTCAAGTCTTTGGAATGCAGATGATTGGGCTACAAGAGGAGGACTTGTCAAGACTGATTGGAGCCAAGCACCCTTTAGTGCTTCTTACAGAAATTTCAATGCCAATGCTTGTATACCCAATTctccatcatcatcatcttcttgCAATTCCAATCCTTCAACTTCATCCAGCAGTTCATGGTTGAATGAAGAGTTAGATAACACAAGCCAAGAGAGGCTCAAATGGGTGCAGAAGAATTACATGGTTTATAATTACTGTACTGATTCTAAGCGATTTCCACAAGGATTTCCAGCAGATTGTGTTCAGAACaactga